Proteins from a single region of Paraburkholderia sp. PGU19:
- a CDS encoding response regulator, whose amino-acid sequence MNYEKRVFIVDDDGSVRRALCRLLCSVGYQAEAFESAQSFLDNADLADRPACVVLDLQLPDLSGLEVQRRLHMKFPVIFITGHGDVDASVDAMKAGALDFMTKPIVEEVLLEAIDRALHRAMEDYERRREQENIQSRMASLTPREREVMTHVVAGRLNKQVADNLGIAEATIKIHRARVMTKMQAESLADLIHLVDKAGNGVLANRESPG is encoded by the coding sequence GTGAACTACGAAAAGCGGGTTTTCATCGTTGACGATGACGGATCGGTTCGTCGCGCTCTTTGCCGGCTTCTTTGCTCGGTCGGTTATCAGGCGGAAGCCTTCGAAAGTGCGCAGTCGTTTCTGGATAATGCGGACCTCGCTGATCGGCCCGCCTGCGTTGTGCTCGATCTGCAGCTACCTGATCTGAGTGGGCTCGAAGTTCAACGTCGATTGCACATGAAATTTCCAGTCATCTTCATTACTGGACACGGTGACGTCGATGCAAGCGTGGATGCGATGAAGGCGGGCGCCCTCGACTTTATGACCAAACCAATCGTTGAGGAAGTTTTGCTTGAAGCGATAGATCGCGCACTTCACCGTGCAATGGAAGATTACGAACGGCGCCGAGAGCAGGAGAACATTCAATCGCGGATGGCAAGTCTGACTCCCAGAGAACGCGAGGTGATGACTCATGTCGTCGCCGGACGTTTAAACAAACAGGTGGCGGACAATCTGGGGATTGCAGAGGCGACGATCAAGATACATCGCGCGCGAGTGATGACCAAGATGCAGGCGGAATCACTGGCTGACCTGATTCACCTTGTAGACAAGGCTGGAAATGGAGTGTTGGCGAATCGTGAATCGCCGGGGTGA
- a CDS encoding ATP-binding protein has product MVTTSANFYGATMLMVSKILVQKRHLFDARAVVDPGMIRVRRIFDLDVISRLVKAGVTQTVCATNTVAAQIFLSSEGTTGKTLHRPLAQSQWLERGRSRKKPDTAPVTSDLLESLPIPIVGFGEREAISFANPSAIELFGYRGKCMQGMPASVLFPEPRNQGDHSIPDPLVVSDDRQSRTMTVVARKADGTEFLAEVSTNVCRISGIDIRLAIIVDRSERYELQRNAQELAHLARVSSLGEMAGSLAHELNQPLTAILSNVQAVQHFIESTPINLREVRETLKDVVADDCRASEIIRRIRTLVRKGEIEVQRLDLASLIHDVVSLVHSDAIIRGIQTKVHVDDDLPPVCGDRVQLQQVVLNLLLNAFEAVCDPGSPGRTVEVDVTSDRGGSVQIAVRDRGPGVTVEQLDMIFKPYFTSKPHGLGLGLSISRTIVLKHGGSIWALNNPDCGATFYVNLPAEGTAG; this is encoded by the coding sequence ATGGTCACCACGTCAGCGAACTTCTATGGCGCGACCATGCTCATGGTGTCAAAAATTCTTGTTCAGAAACGACACCTGTTCGATGCGCGCGCGGTTGTCGATCCTGGAATGATCAGGGTGAGGCGAATCTTTGACCTCGATGTTATTAGCAGACTGGTTAAAGCTGGAGTTACGCAAACTGTGTGTGCCACGAACACGGTTGCAGCCCAAATTTTCTTGTCTTCCGAAGGGACGACTGGAAAGACGTTGCACCGACCATTGGCACAATCTCAATGGCTGGAACGGGGAAGGAGCCGCAAAAAACCCGACACTGCGCCCGTGACGAGCGACCTGCTGGAGAGCCTTCCGATACCCATAGTTGGGTTTGGCGAACGCGAAGCGATTTCATTTGCGAACCCTAGCGCCATTGAGCTGTTTGGTTATAGGGGAAAGTGCATGCAAGGCATGCCGGCAAGTGTTCTATTCCCCGAACCGCGGAATCAGGGAGACCATTCGATCCCCGATCCGCTCGTTGTGAGCGATGACCGGCAGTCCAGGACAATGACGGTCGTGGCCAGAAAAGCCGACGGCACAGAATTTCTGGCGGAAGTATCAACGAACGTATGCAGAATCAGCGGAATCGATATACGCCTGGCCATCATCGTCGACCGGAGTGAACGGTATGAGCTTCAACGCAATGCGCAGGAACTTGCTCATCTCGCTCGAGTTTCATCATTGGGCGAAATGGCAGGGTCGCTCGCACACGAACTGAATCAGCCGCTTACGGCGATATTGAGTAACGTACAGGCAGTGCAGCACTTCATCGAAAGCACGCCCATCAATCTTCGAGAAGTTCGTGAAACCTTGAAGGACGTCGTCGCCGATGACTGTCGTGCGAGTGAAATCATACGGCGGATCCGGACACTGGTTAGAAAGGGAGAAATTGAAGTTCAGAGGCTTGATCTGGCCAGTCTGATTCACGACGTCGTGTCGCTGGTCCACAGCGATGCAATCATTCGCGGTATTCAAACGAAAGTCCATGTCGACGATGATCTTCCACCCGTATGCGGTGACAGGGTGCAGTTGCAGCAGGTTGTACTCAATCTGCTTTTAAATGCGTTCGAGGCTGTTTGTGATCCCGGGAGTCCCGGTCGCACAGTGGAAGTAGACGTTACTTCAGATAGAGGAGGCTCCGTGCAGATCGCGGTGCGAGACCGTGGACCCGGCGTGACGGTGGAGCAGCTCGACATGATCTTCAAACCCTATTTCACGTCGAAACCACACGGCCTGGGGCTCGGTCTCTCAATCAGTCGCACAATCGTGCTGAAGCACGGTGGATCAATCTGGGCATTGAATAATCCGGACTGCGGTGCGACGTTCTATGTCAATCTTCCAGCTGAGGGCACGGCGGGTTAA
- a CDS encoding lipid-binding SYLF domain-containing protein has translation MSKIVTALAIISAMTFVAACTTTGSMDNTAMSSIPAQPIAVAPPPNIQPTSATKVLDADARAAMFTLVSANPKMDDLAHHAKAILVFPNVVRAGFLAGVSHGAGELIENGKVTGYYATTSLSYGFQAGVQQYAYVMLFMTDAALNNLKTSSDFEIGVGPTVVVVDQGMAKNLNTETAKSDVYAIVFDQRGLMAGSALRGTKISRISR, from the coding sequence ATGTCGAAAATTGTTACTGCGCTCGCCATCATTTCGGCTATGACGTTCGTGGCAGCGTGCACAACTACCGGTTCTATGGACAACACCGCAATGTCGTCGATCCCGGCACAACCAATAGCAGTTGCGCCACCTCCAAACATACAACCGACAAGTGCCACCAAGGTTCTGGACGCGGACGCCCGAGCTGCAATGTTTACTCTGGTCTCCGCGAATCCCAAGATGGATGATCTGGCTCACCATGCCAAAGCAATCCTGGTGTTTCCAAACGTCGTGAGGGCAGGTTTCCTTGCAGGGGTATCTCATGGCGCCGGTGAGCTGATCGAAAACGGGAAGGTGACCGGGTACTACGCAACCACTTCGCTTTCTTACGGTTTCCAGGCGGGCGTGCAGCAATACGCGTATGTCATGCTCTTCATGACAGACGCGGCACTCAATAACCTGAAAACGAGTAGCGATTTCGAGATCGGGGTTGGACCGACCGTGGTTGTGGTTGACCAGGGGATGGCGAAAAATCTGAATACCGAAACTGCGAAGTCGGATGTCTACGCCATCGTCTTTGATCAGCGCGGCTTGATGGCCGGGTCAGCACTAAGAGGGACAAAGATCAGTCGTATCAGCAGATAA
- a CDS encoding porin: protein MKKCLVAGAAVVTLTGTAHAQSSVTLYGLIDAGLTYTNSQISGTGSGGHSNWQMTSGSVQYSRWGLRGAEDLGGGLKAIFTLESGFNVNNGQLSSNNRLFNRQAFVGLTTREYGTITLGRQTDDMVDFVAPLSLTGTEYGGVHFAHPFDVDNLNDSFQINNSVKYESPEYYGFKIGGLYGFSNQAGGFANNRAYSVGMSYLWGPLNFGAGYLHLNSAARTPGQVNTGGAVTDTTGASLQGLLAPTAVPLGALAARQQTWGAGVNYTFGPAVAGFVYTQTNLTGLFQTGFSTHFQNFEGNFRYALNPAVELSAAYTYSRAGGNSGSGSPHWNQVSAMADYSFSRRTDAYIQGTWQGLSAGSNSPLGVAWINGVSAPSSTSNQVEATVGLRHRF from the coding sequence ATGAAAAAGTGCCTCGTGGCTGGTGCTGCGGTCGTCACCCTGACGGGGACGGCGCATGCCCAGAGCAGTGTGACGCTGTATGGCCTGATTGACGCAGGGCTGACCTACACGAATAGCCAGATTTCCGGAACGGGTTCGGGTGGCCACAGCAACTGGCAGATGACCAGCGGTTCAGTCCAGTACAGTCGCTGGGGACTACGTGGTGCCGAAGATCTGGGTGGAGGGTTGAAGGCCATCTTTACTCTGGAAAGTGGCTTTAACGTCAACAACGGACAACTCTCATCGAACAATCGTCTCTTTAACCGTCAGGCTTTTGTTGGTCTGACCACCCGCGAATATGGCACGATCACACTCGGTCGCCAGACCGACGACATGGTCGACTTCGTGGCACCGCTTTCGCTGACGGGAACAGAGTATGGCGGTGTGCACTTTGCTCACCCATTCGACGTCGACAACCTGAACGACTCATTCCAGATCAACAACTCGGTCAAGTATGAGAGTCCGGAATACTACGGATTCAAGATCGGCGGGCTGTATGGTTTCTCGAATCAAGCCGGTGGCTTTGCAAACAATCGCGCCTATAGTGTGGGCATGTCCTACCTCTGGGGGCCCCTGAACTTTGGGGCGGGCTATCTGCATCTGAATAGCGCTGCCAGGACACCTGGCCAGGTCAATACGGGCGGCGCAGTGACCGATACGACGGGCGCTTCGCTTCAGGGACTACTGGCGCCAACCGCTGTTCCGTTAGGCGCGCTTGCCGCGCGCCAGCAAACCTGGGGCGCGGGCGTGAATTACACGTTCGGCCCAGCTGTTGCCGGCTTCGTCTACACGCAGACCAATCTGACGGGTCTGTTTCAGACTGGCTTTAGCACGCACTTCCAGAACTTCGAAGGTAACTTCCGATATGCGCTGAACCCAGCCGTTGAACTCTCGGCCGCCTATACGTATTCGCGCGCAGGTGGAAACTCAGGCAGTGGCAGTCCGCACTGGAACCAGGTGAGCGCGATGGCAGACTACAGTTTCTCGCGCCGAACGGATGCATACATACAGGGAACCTGGCAAGGACTGAGCGCGGGCAGCAACTCCCCATTGGGGGTCGCCTGGATCAACGGCGTGAGTGCGCCGTCGTCCACGAGCAATCAGGTCGAAGCGACCGTCGGCCTGCGTCACCGTTTCTAA
- a CDS encoding DUF2092 domain-containing protein, translating to MTLWNQALCAAVVALSVCLASSGNAQQHANAPSNVAAKHVRKAAAPDFQPGLDQHALDVIKAACERLAAAKSMAFMAIVSYESPSRLGPPLIYSTKSEVIMQRPDKLRVITLSDGPRSEFYYDGKTMTAFSPAENLVAVTDAPPTIDDALKKAYDIGAIYFPFTDVIVADPYKDIADALKIAFYIGQSSVVDNTTTDMVAYVTGDVFVQAWIGTEDKLPRRIDAVYLNDPARLRHVVALTNWVLDPPFAPDAFVSSDASGAAHIAFERPDAVNAPGMKPPPKARPANPQ from the coding sequence ATGACTTTATGGAACCAGGCCCTGTGCGCAGCGGTCGTCGCTCTGAGCGTGTGCCTTGCCTCGAGCGGCAACGCGCAGCAACACGCGAACGCGCCCTCGAACGTTGCGGCGAAACATGTGCGCAAGGCCGCCGCGCCCGACTTTCAGCCGGGGCTCGACCAGCACGCGCTCGACGTCATCAAGGCCGCATGCGAGCGCCTCGCGGCCGCGAAGTCGATGGCGTTCATGGCCATCGTCTCGTACGAGAGCCCGAGCCGACTCGGCCCGCCCCTCATCTACTCGACCAAGTCGGAAGTCATCATGCAGCGGCCCGACAAGCTGCGCGTGATCACGCTCAGCGACGGTCCGCGCTCGGAGTTCTACTACGACGGCAAGACGATGACGGCCTTCTCGCCGGCCGAGAACCTGGTGGCCGTGACCGACGCGCCGCCGACGATCGACGACGCGCTCAAGAAAGCCTATGACATCGGCGCGATCTATTTCCCGTTCACCGACGTGATCGTCGCGGACCCGTACAAGGACATCGCCGATGCGTTGAAGATCGCCTTCTATATTGGCCAGTCGAGCGTCGTCGACAACACGACAACGGACATGGTCGCGTACGTGACGGGTGACGTGTTCGTGCAGGCCTGGATCGGCACGGAGGACAAGCTGCCGCGCCGCATCGATGCCGTCTACCTGAACGATCCCGCGCGGCTGCGCCACGTGGTGGCGCTCACGAACTGGGTGCTGGACCCGCCGTTTGCACCTGACGCGTTCGTGTCGTCCGACGCGTCCGGCGCGGCGCACATCGCATTCGAGCGCCCCGACGCCGTCAACGCGCCCGGTATGAAGCCGCCGCCGAAGGCCAGGCCCGCCAATCCTCAATGA
- a CDS encoding SGNH/GDSL hydrolase family protein — protein sequence MVFATLAACGGGGGNGGGSSASNNPAGGIHLQTVSFGDSLSDVGTYAPLASAVGGGRFTTNPGQVWTQLVAQYYGDTLGAAFTIGFDHQLSPQGGFGYAEGGSTVATPANLNDFLVDVIGNIEMPVNQQVSSYLAAHGSFNAGQLVLVWAGANDVLRAGSLPAAAPTVQTAATTLAQIIGQIVQNGATHVVVVNLPNVGLSPTGHASADGGANLTQLSQLFNDTLNAALQTNGLQGKVIQVDAYSWINQIFANFQANGFTVSNTSQACDPSKTPHDTALLCSPATYTTPNADQTYMFADDLHPSTHMHALFAQFVERQIASTGFGH from the coding sequence ATGGTATTTGCAACGCTTGCCGCGTGCGGTGGAGGCGGTGGAAATGGCGGCGGTAGCAGTGCGTCGAATAATCCGGCGGGCGGCATCCATCTGCAAACGGTGTCGTTCGGAGACAGCCTGTCGGACGTCGGAACCTATGCGCCACTCGCCAGCGCGGTGGGCGGGGGGCGTTTCACGACAAATCCCGGGCAGGTTTGGACTCAGCTTGTCGCGCAGTACTATGGCGACACGCTAGGTGCTGCCTTCACGATCGGCTTCGATCATCAATTGAGTCCGCAAGGCGGCTTTGGCTATGCCGAAGGTGGATCCACGGTCGCGACACCAGCCAACCTGAACGACTTCCTTGTCGATGTGATCGGCAACATTGAAATGCCAGTCAATCAGCAGGTGTCGAGCTATCTCGCGGCTCACGGCAGCTTCAACGCGGGACAACTCGTGCTCGTGTGGGCTGGGGCGAACGATGTGCTCCGCGCGGGCTCGCTGCCAGCCGCCGCGCCGACTGTACAGACTGCGGCGACCACTCTGGCGCAGATTATCGGGCAGATTGTCCAGAACGGCGCCACACACGTCGTGGTCGTCAATCTTCCGAACGTCGGTCTGTCGCCCACAGGGCATGCGTCGGCCGACGGCGGGGCGAATCTGACCCAGTTGTCGCAACTCTTCAACGATACGCTGAACGCCGCGCTGCAAACCAATGGATTGCAGGGAAAGGTCATTCAGGTCGATGCATACAGCTGGATAAACCAGATCTTCGCGAACTTTCAGGCCAATGGGTTCACGGTGTCCAACACGAGCCAGGCGTGCGATCCATCCAAAACGCCGCATGACACAGCACTGCTATGCTCGCCGGCTACCTACACTACGCCCAACGCTGATCAGACGTACATGTTCGCTGACGATCTTCATCCGTCCACGCACATGCATGCGCTTTTCGCACAGTTCGTAGAACGGCAGATTGCGAGCACGGGTTTCGGGCACTGA
- a CDS encoding AraC family transcriptional regulator, which produces MTNHLLFGLPVLERFLAALDIGVANFTLCDIRDGWSARFDACATASLHYCMEGRGALVTQDGERVALIPHSFVLLPPGIGYRIESDSTSPVGETNHGRLCEWPSRETIPTILVGGGKAGIATACGEVKLDTNYGGDPFRTMRRPLIAQFDTQSGLKDQFVLLLAECARPGLGSRALVEALLKQCLIMVMRRQIDNGGADLPWAAGFADKRLAGALEAIFERLASPLSVERLADIAGMSRSAFAAQFMKAFGQPPMAMLKVVRLRKAAELLATTDVPVAEVARMVGFSSRSNFSQAFHAMHDMDPTAFRRRSSATDRRGVRDE; this is translated from the coding sequence ATGACTAACCATCTTCTCTTCGGGCTTCCAGTGCTGGAACGCTTTCTGGCAGCGCTCGACATTGGCGTGGCTAATTTCACGCTTTGCGATATACGCGATGGCTGGAGTGCCCGCTTCGACGCTTGCGCGACGGCCAGTCTTCACTACTGCATGGAAGGGCGTGGTGCGTTGGTGACGCAAGACGGCGAGCGCGTGGCTTTGATTCCGCACAGCTTCGTGCTGTTGCCGCCGGGAATCGGCTATCGGATCGAAAGCGACAGTACGTCGCCCGTTGGTGAGACGAATCACGGGCGTCTTTGTGAATGGCCTTCGCGGGAAACGATCCCGACGATCCTGGTCGGTGGAGGCAAAGCAGGCATCGCGACGGCGTGCGGTGAAGTCAAGCTGGATACCAACTATGGCGGCGACCCGTTCAGGACGATGCGCCGGCCGCTGATCGCACAGTTCGACACGCAGTCAGGCTTAAAGGATCAATTCGTATTGCTGCTCGCGGAATGCGCTCGCCCGGGGCTGGGTTCGCGCGCATTGGTCGAAGCACTGCTCAAGCAGTGTCTGATCATGGTAATGCGGCGGCAAATCGATAATGGCGGCGCCGACCTTCCTTGGGCCGCGGGCTTTGCCGACAAACGACTAGCCGGGGCACTCGAAGCGATCTTCGAGCGCCTGGCATCGCCGTTGTCAGTGGAGCGGCTAGCCGATATCGCCGGAATGAGCCGTTCGGCATTTGCTGCCCAATTCATGAAGGCGTTCGGGCAACCGCCGATGGCCATGTTGAAAGTCGTGCGTCTGCGCAAGGCTGCGGAATTGTTGGCGACGACTGATGTTCCCGTCGCCGAGGTCGCAAGAATGGTCGGCTTTTCGAGCCGAAGTAACTTCTCTCAGGCGTTTCACGCCATGCACGACATGGATCCGACCGCTTTTCGACGCAGATCGAGTGCGACCGACAGGCGGGGCGTGCGGGACGAGTAG
- a CDS encoding carboxymuconolactone decarboxylase family protein: MFDMKHLTRLKKLDENAPEAMKTFWTFEKQVFEDGALSAQQKQLIAVAVALTTQCPYCIELHTKAARDAGANDAQLTEATLVAAAIRAGGAVTHASHLFKN, translated from the coding sequence ATGTTCGATATGAAACATCTTACCCGACTGAAGAAGCTGGACGAAAACGCACCGGAAGCCATGAAAACTTTCTGGACATTTGAGAAGCAGGTCTTTGAAGACGGCGCTTTGAGCGCGCAACAGAAGCAACTCATTGCGGTTGCCGTCGCGTTGACGACGCAATGCCCCTACTGCATTGAACTGCACACTAAAGCTGCTCGCGACGCCGGCGCTAACGATGCTCAACTGACCGAAGCTACGCTTGTAGCTGCGGCCATCCGTGCGGGCGGTGCCGTGACCCACGCTTCGCATCTCTTCAAAAACTAA
- a CDS encoding DUF1993 domain-containing protein, translated as MGNLLESEIKVFPAYAFAVSCQSVTSRKHMSLERPMYAQAIAQCVQAVKTMDAYLDKAERFANAKKFDVAVLLSTRLAPDMGGLLYQIQSACDYLKGGAAFLSGQQPPRHEDNEQTLDEARARIRKTIDFVEGVAVDQYADAADQIVKVSWVAGKLTGENYLLQIVIPNVYFHVSMAYAILRTNGVDVGKLDFIGPVNAFDA; from the coding sequence TTGGGCAATCTGCTGGAAAGCGAGATAAAAGTTTTTCCGGCCTACGCCTTCGCGGTGTCGTGTCAGAGCGTGACTTCAAGAAAACACATGTCCCTGGAGCGTCCGATGTATGCACAAGCTATCGCGCAATGCGTGCAAGCAGTAAAAACAATGGATGCCTATCTCGACAAGGCGGAGCGCTTCGCGAATGCGAAGAAGTTCGACGTTGCCGTTCTATTATCGACCCGCCTCGCTCCCGACATGGGCGGGTTGCTCTATCAGATACAAAGCGCTTGCGACTATTTGAAGGGCGGCGCGGCCTTTCTTTCAGGGCAGCAGCCACCGCGACATGAAGACAATGAGCAAACGCTTGACGAAGCGCGTGCGCGCATCCGCAAGACGATTGATTTCGTCGAAGGCGTGGCGGTAGACCAGTACGCTGACGCAGCCGATCAGATCGTAAAAGTATCCTGGGTGGCAGGTAAGCTAACTGGCGAAAACTATCTGCTGCAGATTGTGATTCCGAATGTCTACTTCCATGTATCCATGGCTTACGCAATCTTGCGCACGAATGGCGTCGACGTCGGGAAGCTGGACTTCATTGGGCCGGTCAATGCCTTCGATGCCTGA
- a CDS encoding LysR family transcriptional regulator translates to MLLTAVDRGSLSAAARELKIPASTLTRKVADLEELLGTRLLIRTTRKLTLTDAGMSYVAAARRILDLVREQEREATGEFATAKGELVVTAPVQLGRLHILPVINQFLAQYPDIAVRLLLSDRNLDLIDSHADLALRIGELADSSMIATRIGSLRPIVCASPAFLANHAPPREPDDLVKYSCVVFNSPYLSPWRFRLPTTNKTYVLGVKPRLEVTTPDAAVSAAVDGAGITYVFEHDADEAIRSGQLEILLPQFEIEPVPVHLVHVSRNLMAIKLRHFIDFAAPKLRQSLSRFGKHKRH, encoded by the coding sequence ATGTTGCTGACCGCTGTGGACAGAGGAAGCCTGTCGGCGGCGGCGCGCGAACTGAAAATACCTGCCAGCACGCTCACTCGCAAAGTAGCCGACCTCGAGGAGTTGCTTGGAACCCGGTTGCTGATACGAACCACGCGAAAACTGACACTGACCGACGCGGGCATGTCATACGTCGCGGCGGCTCGACGCATCCTCGATCTCGTTCGCGAACAGGAGCGCGAGGCCACGGGCGAGTTCGCGACAGCAAAAGGAGAACTGGTCGTCACTGCGCCCGTCCAGCTCGGTCGCCTGCATATCTTGCCCGTCATCAATCAGTTCCTCGCGCAGTATCCGGACATCGCCGTTAGGCTCCTTCTCTCCGATCGAAATCTTGACCTCATCGATTCGCACGCCGATCTCGCGTTGCGGATCGGAGAACTTGCGGACAGCAGCATGATCGCCACGCGCATCGGTTCGTTGCGGCCGATCGTCTGCGCGAGTCCAGCCTTCCTTGCCAACCATGCGCCGCCGCGCGAACCCGACGACCTCGTGAAGTATTCGTGCGTCGTGTTCAATAGCCCGTATCTGTCGCCATGGCGCTTCCGCCTTCCCACGACGAATAAAACCTATGTGCTCGGCGTGAAACCCCGGCTCGAGGTCACGACACCCGACGCCGCAGTCAGCGCCGCCGTGGACGGCGCGGGCATCACCTACGTATTCGAGCACGATGCCGACGAAGCCATCCGCAGCGGGCAGCTCGAGATCCTCCTTCCGCAGTTTGAGATCGAGCCCGTGCCCGTCCATCTGGTTCATGTGTCCAGAAATCTCATGGCCATCAAACTGCGTCATTTCATCGACTTTGCGGCGCCCAAACTCAGGCAATCGCTGTCCAGGTTCGGCAAGCACAAGCGGCACTAG
- a CDS encoding helix-turn-helix domain-containing protein has product MYRKRFDGMDCSIARALDEVGEWWTLLIVRECTQGSRRFDEFQSGLGIARNVLTARLERLIELDILERFPIAERANTFGYRLTSKGADLYPVLVALMQWGDKWLRPNGKPPIALVEHASGSPVEAVEVRTMGGQALTYRDVRFAAGPGATKATRDVIENRNDRVLGDQSEES; this is encoded by the coding sequence ATGTATAGAAAACGCTTCGATGGAATGGACTGTTCGATCGCTCGCGCCCTCGATGAGGTTGGCGAGTGGTGGACGCTTCTGATCGTTCGCGAGTGCACGCAAGGCAGCAGGCGCTTCGACGAATTTCAGAGCGGGCTCGGTATTGCCCGCAATGTCCTCACTGCACGGCTGGAACGTTTGATCGAACTGGACATACTCGAACGCTTCCCGATCGCAGAACGCGCAAACACGTTCGGTTACAGGTTGACGTCGAAGGGGGCGGACTTATACCCGGTGCTGGTCGCGCTGATGCAATGGGGAGACAAGTGGCTAAGGCCAAATGGCAAGCCGCCGATCGCATTGGTGGAGCATGCGAGTGGGAGCCCCGTAGAGGCCGTGGAAGTTCGCACGATGGGCGGGCAGGCGCTGACGTATCGGGACGTTCGATTTGCTGCTGGTCCGGGCGCGACGAAGGCGACGCGGGATGTCATCGAGAACCGGAATGACCGGGTACTCGGTGACCAGAGCGAGGAGTCGTGA
- a CDS encoding efflux RND transporter periplasmic adaptor subunit — MNNRIDQAEVGVAAPANPATSGSVRWVGKGVAAAVIVAVAATAAHMHWSSAAPVAVPPPPSVAISAPLQRDIEGRLGFLGQFSAVNRVELRAQVGGTLTQINFKDGDIVHKGDVLFEIDPEPYQIKLSQATAGLESANARLALATRELARAQELQRSEAGTVENVDQKVAEQRAAQAAVDNANALVRDARFDLDRCKITAPFTGRIGTHLVSTGNLVSGSRAGSGPTTLLATIVSLDPIYLDFDISENDYAAFQHSRENQKGPLADAVNISPTGDSNYARTGTLNFIDNTLDRSSGTIHARATIPNSDLSLTPGGFARLRLATTAPQPALLVPDAAVLQDQTDHMVYVVGEDNVATPRKVEVGDLRGGLRVIRSGLALTDRIVIDGIPAVRPGSKISPHAGTIQFSAEHGDEGARS; from the coding sequence ATGAATAACCGTATTGATCAGGCCGAGGTGGGAGTCGCCGCTCCAGCCAACCCGGCGACGTCCGGCTCCGTCCGATGGGTCGGTAAAGGTGTGGCAGCCGCTGTGATCGTCGCCGTGGCGGCGACGGCGGCTCACATGCACTGGTCGAGTGCAGCACCCGTTGCCGTGCCGCCGCCTCCGTCGGTCGCCATCAGCGCGCCGTTGCAGCGCGATATTGAAGGCCGGCTCGGGTTCCTCGGCCAGTTCTCTGCCGTGAACCGTGTCGAATTGCGCGCTCAGGTCGGCGGCACGCTCACGCAGATCAACTTCAAGGACGGCGACATCGTGCATAAAGGCGACGTGCTCTTCGAGATCGACCCGGAACCGTATCAGATCAAGTTGAGCCAGGCGACGGCTGGACTCGAATCCGCGAATGCCCGACTGGCGCTCGCCACGCGAGAGCTTGCCCGCGCGCAGGAACTGCAGCGTTCGGAGGCGGGAACGGTCGAGAACGTCGACCAGAAAGTCGCTGAACAACGCGCGGCTCAAGCGGCTGTCGACAACGCCAATGCTCTGGTTCGCGATGCCAGGTTCGACCTGGATCGGTGCAAGATCACAGCACCATTTACCGGGCGCATCGGCACACACCTCGTTTCGACGGGCAATCTGGTATCTGGCAGCCGGGCCGGCAGCGGCCCGACCACGCTACTCGCGACCATCGTTTCGCTGGACCCGATCTATCTGGACTTCGACATCAGCGAAAACGACTATGCCGCCTTCCAGCACTCTCGTGAAAACCAGAAAGGACCGTTGGCAGACGCGGTGAATATTTCACCGACAGGCGACAGTAACTATGCACGCACAGGCACGCTCAACTTTATCGACAATACACTCGACCGTTCGAGCGGAACCATCCACGCGCGCGCAACGATTCCCAATAGCGACCTGTCGTTGACACCCGGCGGCTTCGCACGCCTGCGACTGGCAACGACCGCACCGCAACCGGCCTTGCTCGTCCCCGATGCCGCCGTACTCCAGGATCAAACCGACCACATGGTGTACGTCGTGGGAGAAGACAACGTCGCCACCCCGCGAAAGGTCGAGGTTGGCGACCTTCGCGGCGGCCTCCGAGTCATTCGATCTGGACTTGCCCTGACCGACCGCATCGTGATCGACGGTATTCCGGCTGTGCGTCCTGGCTCGAAGATTTCTCCACACGCCGGAACGATCCAGTTCTCAGCTGAGCACGGCGACGAAGGAGCAAGATCATGA